In Streptomyces nojiriensis, one genomic interval encodes:
- a CDS encoding sigma-70 family RNA polymerase sigma factor, whose amino-acid sequence MSQWDPTARLSYWAFHANRRPAYMRFAYLQLGSDAAAEEAVDAAFDSIMGEWMRMLHMDRLDAYAWTVLKHCLVDGQRRRHPWQQRPEPMDISAFEAALKEAHADQYEVLTDTIRFYSAVSRLAERQRDSVLLRYGLQCTPGEAAAVMGVDEATVRSYLGQAHRRLARLLATSAASPEPAEPAEPAEPAES is encoded by the coding sequence ATGAGCCAGTGGGATCCGACGGCGCGCCTGTCGTACTGGGCCTTCCACGCCAATCGGCGGCCCGCGTACATGCGCTTCGCGTATCTGCAGCTGGGCTCCGACGCGGCGGCGGAGGAGGCGGTGGACGCCGCCTTCGACTCGATCATGGGTGAGTGGATGCGGATGCTCCACATGGACCGCCTCGACGCCTACGCCTGGACCGTGCTCAAGCACTGCCTGGTCGACGGGCAGCGCCGGCGCCATCCGTGGCAGCAGCGGCCGGAGCCGATGGACATCAGCGCCTTCGAGGCCGCCCTCAAGGAGGCCCACGCCGATCAGTACGAGGTGCTGACCGACACCATCCGCTTCTACTCCGCCGTCTCCCGGCTCGCCGAGCGGCAACGCGACTCGGTACTGCTGCGGTACGGACTCCAGTGCACCCCCGGTGAGGCCGCCGCCGTGATGGGCGTCGACGAGGCCACGGTCCGCTCCTACCTCGGACAGGCCCACCGGCGGCTCGCCCGCCTGCTCGCCACGTCCGCCGCATCGCCCGAACCAGCCGAACCAGCCGAACCAGCCGAACCAGCCGAATCATGA
- the metG gene encoding methionine--tRNA ligase produces MARHLITSALPYINGIKHLGNMVGSMLPADVYSRYLRQRGHDVLYICATDEHGTPAELAAKEAGVSVAEFCAQAHDAQKAVYDGFELSFDYFGRSSSAQNREITQHFARKLQENGFIEERAIRQVYSPVDGRFLPDRYVEGTCPHCGYDKARGDQCENCTRVLDPTDLIEPRSAISGSTELEVRETKHLFLLQSKLQHEVEAWVAEHEEEWPQLASSIARKWLTEGLHDRAITRDLDWGVPVPADTWPELAAEGKVFYVWFDAPIEYIGSTKEWSDLDPANRDYKSWWYEAEDVRYTQFMAKDNVPFHTVMFPATELATREPWKKVDYVKAFNWLTYYGGKFSTSQKRGVFTDQALEILPADFWRYFLIANAPESDDSSFTWEHFQATVNKDLGGTLGNFVNRVLTFSRKKFGDEAPAGSPAGEAEAKLGEQIAELLAEYESHMDSLQYRKAAAALRALWSAGNAYLDEKAPWTEVKTDLDGAALTLRTAMNLIHLYSVVSEPFIPASARTIRSSFALADDTATWITPEQARSLDAVPAGTPFTVPPVLFARVTEEDLESYRERFGGNPEA; encoded by the coding sequence ATGGCTCGACACCTGATCACCAGCGCGCTTCCGTACATCAACGGGATCAAGCACCTGGGCAACATGGTCGGGTCGATGCTTCCGGCGGATGTGTACTCCCGGTACCTCCGCCAGCGCGGCCACGACGTCCTCTACATCTGCGCCACCGACGAGCACGGCACCCCCGCCGAGCTCGCCGCCAAGGAGGCCGGCGTCTCGGTCGCCGAGTTCTGCGCGCAGGCCCACGACGCCCAGAAGGCGGTCTACGACGGCTTCGAGCTGTCCTTCGACTACTTCGGCCGCAGCTCCTCCGCGCAGAACCGCGAGATCACCCAGCACTTCGCGCGCAAGCTGCAGGAGAACGGGTTCATCGAGGAGCGCGCGATCCGGCAGGTGTACTCGCCGGTCGACGGCCGCTTCCTGCCGGACCGCTACGTCGAGGGCACCTGCCCGCACTGCGGCTACGACAAGGCCCGCGGCGACCAGTGCGAGAACTGCACCCGCGTCCTGGACCCCACGGACCTGATCGAGCCCCGCTCGGCCATCTCCGGCTCCACCGAGCTGGAGGTCCGCGAGACCAAGCACCTCTTCCTCCTGCAGTCCAAGCTCCAGCACGAGGTCGAGGCCTGGGTCGCCGAGCACGAGGAGGAGTGGCCGCAGCTGGCGTCCTCCATCGCCCGCAAGTGGCTGACCGAGGGCCTGCACGACCGCGCCATCACCCGTGACCTCGACTGGGGCGTCCCGGTCCCGGCCGACACGTGGCCCGAGCTGGCCGCCGAGGGCAAGGTCTTCTACGTCTGGTTCGACGCCCCGATCGAGTACATCGGGTCGACCAAGGAGTGGTCGGACCTGGACCCGGCGAACCGCGACTACAAGTCGTGGTGGTACGAGGCCGAGGACGTCCGCTACACCCAGTTCATGGCCAAGGACAACGTCCCGTTCCACACGGTGATGTTCCCCGCCACCGAGCTGGCCACCCGCGAGCCGTGGAAGAAGGTCGACTACGTCAAGGCCTTCAACTGGCTGACGTACTACGGCGGCAAGTTCTCCACCTCGCAGAAGCGCGGCGTCTTCACGGACCAGGCGCTGGAGATCCTCCCGGCCGACTTCTGGCGCTACTTCCTCATCGCGAACGCGCCCGAGTCCGACGACTCGTCGTTCACGTGGGAGCACTTCCAGGCCACGGTCAACAAGGACCTCGGCGGCACCCTCGGCAACTTCGTCAACCGCGTGCTGACCTTCTCCCGCAAGAAATTCGGCGACGAGGCCCCCGCGGGCAGCCCCGCCGGCGAGGCCGAGGCCAAGCTGGGCGAACAGATCGCCGAGCTGCTGGCCGAGTACGAGAGCCACATGGACTCCCTCCAGTACCGCAAGGCCGCGGCCGCGCTGCGCGCCCTGTGGTCGGCCGGAAACGCCTACCTCGACGAGAAGGCCCCCTGGACGGAGGTCAAGACCGACCTGGACGGCGCCGCGCTCACCCTGCGCACCGCGATGAACCTCATCCACCTCTACTCGGTGGTCTCCGAGCCGTTCATCCCGGCCTCGGCACGCACCATCCGCTCCTCGTTCGCGCTCGCCGACGACACCGCCACGTGGATCACGCCGGAGCAGGCCCGGTCCCTGGACGCCGTGCCGGCCGGCACCCCGTTCACGGTGCCGCCGGTGCTGTTCGCGCGGGTCACCGAGGAGGACCTGGAGTCCTACCGCGAGCGGTTCGGCGGCAACCCGGAGGCCTGA
- a CDS encoding bifunctional serine/threonine protein kinase/MFS transporter produces MDQLIAEDPSRIGPYRLIARLGAGGMGLVYLGRSEVGRTVAVKVVQAEFAGNPEFRRRFAREVAAARRVGGSWTAAVLDADTEAAVPWVATQYIPGPDLQTVVARQFGPLPEDSVRTLANRLALALRAVHEAGLIHRDLKPSNVLVTVDGPRVIDFGIARAMDSLTGDSLHTRTGMLIGSPGFMSPEQVRGLELSPASDVFCLGAVLVYAATGRMLFGAKDTGLNAHLFRIAEEEADLTGVPESLAGLVGACLHKDPALRPTPGEVAERTAEDAAGEWLPGAVLAQLGRHAAQLLDYVPASPVGAGAGGGAPTEESHAEETPVGKTPVGKTPVGKTPDPRLVPSQSRQDASPYRTPPPPPAYAPTAPGHFGPADGFGPPPGPVPGDPPVAAPPHPRRWWGLAVLALTQLLVLVEAAQFNLLGPRIHAEFGLGYDGLGPVFSAYLVSLGGLLLLGGHLVDLLGARRMLVTGLIGSAAAAVLGGAAGGSALLITSRALQGAFAALLVPAALSLVATGFTDPRERGRAFGIYAAVAAGGSALGVFTGGWLAETLDWRWALWSVVPLAVLALVGALTLLPDRPGRTGARFDGLGVLLGTAGSAALTYGLAEVETVGWSVALSLSLIVGGVVLLAVFLWWQTRTSGPLLPAYVLADRSRLASLLVLLCTGVAVVALLPALGFFAQQIRGEGPGVSGTAHLPVAAAALVAATQISARLLPRLAPRALLLPGLVVTALGLALLAGVGGAATYTTGVLPGMLLTGAGLGLALVPLYAIATAGVAPQHAGAASAALGAAHHLGQAIGGAVLGTVLMNRLNQVSDDTDVFARLLASYTTTLWCGVGALLLAALPAALLIRTPRRDPA; encoded by the coding sequence GTGGATCAGCTGATCGCCGAAGACCCGAGCCGTATCGGACCATACCGCCTGATCGCCCGGCTGGGTGCGGGTGGCATGGGCCTGGTCTACCTGGGCCGCTCCGAGGTAGGCCGTACCGTGGCCGTGAAGGTGGTCCAGGCGGAGTTCGCCGGGAACCCCGAATTCCGCAGGAGGTTCGCCCGCGAGGTGGCCGCCGCACGGCGGGTGGGCGGCAGCTGGACGGCGGCCGTGCTCGACGCCGACACCGAGGCCGCCGTGCCCTGGGTGGCGACCCAGTACATCCCCGGGCCCGACCTGCAGACCGTGGTCGCCCGACAGTTCGGCCCGCTGCCCGAGGACTCGGTGCGGACCCTCGCCAACCGGCTCGCCCTCGCCCTGCGGGCCGTGCACGAGGCGGGCCTGATCCACCGCGACCTGAAGCCCTCCAACGTGCTCGTCACCGTCGACGGGCCCCGCGTCATCGACTTCGGCATCGCGCGGGCGATGGACAGCCTGACCGGGGACAGCCTGCACACCCGTACCGGCATGCTGATCGGCTCGCCGGGGTTCATGTCCCCGGAACAGGTCCGGGGTCTCGAACTGAGCCCGGCCAGCGACGTCTTCTGCCTCGGCGCGGTCCTCGTGTACGCCGCCACGGGACGCATGCTCTTCGGCGCCAAGGACACCGGTCTGAACGCCCACCTCTTCCGGATCGCCGAGGAGGAGGCGGACCTGACCGGGGTTCCGGAGTCGCTGGCCGGCCTCGTCGGCGCGTGCCTGCACAAGGACCCGGCCCTGCGGCCCACCCCCGGGGAGGTGGCGGAGCGTACGGCGGAGGACGCCGCCGGGGAATGGCTCCCGGGCGCGGTGCTGGCCCAGCTGGGCCGGCATGCCGCGCAGTTGCTGGACTACGTCCCGGCTTCCCCCGTAGGAGCCGGAGCCGGCGGCGGGGCCCCGACCGAGGAGTCCCACGCCGAGGAGACCCCCGTCGGGAAGACGCCCGTCGGGAAGACCCCCGTCGGGAAGACGCCGGATCCCCGCCTCGTGCCGTCGCAGTCCAGGCAGGACGCCTCCCCGTACCGGACACCGCCCCCGCCGCCCGCGTACGCCCCCACGGCTCCCGGCCACTTCGGCCCCGCGGACGGCTTCGGCCCGCCCCCGGGCCCCGTACCCGGCGACCCGCCCGTCGCCGCGCCCCCGCACCCGAGGCGTTGGTGGGGCCTCGCGGTCCTCGCCCTGACACAGCTGCTGGTGCTGGTCGAGGCGGCGCAGTTCAACCTGCTCGGGCCGCGGATCCATGCCGAATTCGGCCTCGGCTACGACGGCCTCGGCCCGGTCTTCAGCGCCTACCTGGTCTCCCTCGGCGGACTGCTGCTGCTCGGCGGGCACCTCGTCGACCTGCTCGGGGCCCGGCGGATGCTGGTGACCGGACTGATCGGCAGCGCGGCGGCCGCCGTACTCGGCGGCGCGGCAGGCGGCTCCGCGCTGCTGATCACCTCCCGTGCCCTGCAGGGCGCCTTCGCCGCCCTGCTCGTCCCGGCCGCGCTGTCCCTGGTGGCCACCGGATTCACCGACCCGCGGGAACGCGGCCGGGCCTTCGGGATCTACGCGGCGGTCGCCGCGGGCGGCAGTGCACTCGGCGTGTTCACCGGCGGGTGGCTCGCCGAGACCCTGGACTGGCGCTGGGCCCTGTGGTCGGTCGTTCCGCTCGCCGTGCTCGCCCTGGTCGGCGCGCTCACCCTGCTGCCCGACCGTCCGGGCCGCACCGGCGCCCGGTTCGACGGACTCGGCGTACTCCTCGGCACGGCGGGATCCGCCGCCCTGACCTACGGCCTGGCCGAGGTCGAGACGGTCGGCTGGAGCGTCGCCCTGAGTCTCTCCCTGATCGTGGGCGGCGTCGTGCTGCTCGCCGTCTTCCTGTGGTGGCAGACCAGGACGTCCGGCCCGCTGCTCCCGGCGTACGTCCTCGCCGACCGCAGCCGCCTCGCCTCCCTCCTGGTCCTCCTCTGCACCGGCGTCGCCGTGGTCGCCCTCCTCCCGGCCCTGGGCTTCTTCGCCCAGCAGATCCGCGGCGAGGGCCCGGGCGTGTCCGGGACGGCCCACCTGCCCGTGGCCGCCGCCGCGCTCGTGGCCGCCACCCAGATCTCCGCGCGCCTGCTGCCCCGCCTCGCACCGCGCGCCCTGCTCCTGCCCGGCCTGGTGGTCACGGCCCTCGGGTTGGCCCTGCTGGCCGGTGTGGGTGGCGCCGCCACGTACACGACCGGGGTGCTGCCCGGCATGCTGCTCACCGGCGCCGGCCTGGGCCTGGCCCTCGTCCCGCTCTACGCCATCGCGACCGCCGGAGTGGCCCCGCAGCACGCGGGCGCGGCCTCGGCGGCCCTCGGCGCGGCCCACCACCTGGGGCAGGCGATCGGCGGGGCGGTGCTCGGCACCGTCCTGATGAACCGCTTGAACCAGGTCTCGGACGACACCGACGTGTTCGCCCGGCTGCTCGCCTCCTACACCACCACCCTCTGGTGCGGGGTCGGGGCCCTCCTGCTCGCGGCCCTGCCGGCCGCCCTGCTGATCAGGACCCCGCGGCGGGACCCGGCCTAG
- the fdhD gene encoding formate dehydrogenase accessory sulfurtransferase FdhD: MGRVTERRRVVRIRNGGAGVRPDTLVAEEPLEIRLNGKPLAITMRTPGDDFALAVGFLVSEGVLAAASDVQAVTYCEGATEEGSNTYNVVNVQLAAGVPVPDITLERNVYTTSSCGLCGKASLDAVRTATRFPGIAADPVRVPAQVLSAMPDRLRAAQKVFDRTGGLHAAGLFTAQGELLDLREDVGRHNAVDKIVGRAYQSGRLPLAGAVLLVSGRASFELVQKAVMAGIPVLAAVSAPSSLAVDLALESGMTLVGFLRGPDMNIYAGEERITL; encoded by the coding sequence ATGGGACGGGTCACCGAGCGCCGTCGCGTCGTCCGGATCCGGAACGGCGGGGCGGGTGTCCGGCCGGACACACTGGTGGCCGAGGAGCCGCTGGAGATACGCCTGAACGGCAAACCGCTGGCCATCACGATGCGTACGCCGGGCGACGACTTCGCCCTGGCGGTGGGCTTCCTGGTCAGCGAGGGGGTGCTCGCGGCCGCCTCGGACGTGCAGGCCGTCACCTACTGCGAGGGGGCGACCGAGGAGGGTTCGAACACCTACAACGTGGTGAACGTCCAGCTGGCCGCCGGGGTCCCGGTGCCGGACATCACGCTGGAGCGGAACGTCTACACCACCTCCTCGTGCGGCCTGTGCGGGAAGGCCAGCCTGGACGCGGTCCGTACGGCGACCCGCTTCCCGGGGATCGCCGCCGATCCGGTACGGGTGCCCGCGCAGGTCCTGAGCGCGATGCCGGACCGGCTGCGCGCGGCCCAGAAGGTCTTCGACCGTACGGGCGGACTGCACGCGGCCGGGCTGTTCACGGCGCAGGGCGAGCTGCTCGACCTGCGGGAGGACGTCGGCCGGCACAACGCGGTGGACAAGATCGTGGGCCGGGCGTACCAGTCCGGGCGGCTCCCCCTCGCGGGCGCGGTCCTGCTGGTGTCGGGCCGGGCCTCCTTCGAGCTCGTGCAGAAGGCCGTGATGGCGGGCATCCCGGTGCTGGCGGCCGTCTCGGCGCCGTCCTCGCTGGCGGTGGACCTGGCGCTGGAGTCGGGGATGACGCTGGTCGGCTTCCTGCGGGGGCCGGACATGAACATCTACGCGGGCGAGGAGCGGATCACCCTGTAG
- a CDS encoding response regulator codes for MLRLILAEDSVLLRAGLTELLTRGGHQVLAAVGSAEELVRAVEAQRPDAVVTDVRMPPGFRDEGLRAALELRSRDASLPVLVLSQYVATAYATQLLTGSSAAGLGYLLKDRVGEVAEFLDALQQVAEGRTVIDPEVVRVLLSRQSQERPLARLTPREREVLTLMASGLNNQALAARLFITEAAVVKHASSIFMKLDLDATEGNRRVLAVLAHLSGQEV; via the coding sequence GTGCTCCGGCTGATCCTCGCCGAGGACTCCGTACTGCTGCGCGCCGGACTGACGGAACTCCTCACCCGCGGCGGGCACCAGGTCCTCGCCGCCGTCGGGAGCGCCGAGGAGCTGGTGCGGGCGGTGGAGGCACAGCGGCCGGACGCCGTCGTGACCGACGTGCGGATGCCGCCCGGCTTCCGCGACGAGGGTCTGCGGGCGGCACTCGAACTCCGTTCCCGGGACGCCTCGCTGCCCGTGCTCGTGCTCTCGCAGTACGTGGCCACGGCCTACGCCACGCAGTTGCTCACGGGCTCCTCGGCGGCCGGGCTGGGCTATCTCCTCAAGGACCGGGTCGGCGAGGTGGCCGAGTTCCTCGACGCCCTCCAGCAGGTCGCCGAGGGCCGTACGGTCATCGACCCGGAGGTGGTACGGGTCCTGCTCAGCCGGCAGTCGCAGGAGCGGCCGCTGGCCCGGCTGACCCCGCGCGAGCGGGAGGTGCTGACCCTGATGGCCTCGGGCCTCAACAACCAGGCCTTGGCGGCCCGGCTGTTCATCACCGAGGCGGCCGTCGTCAAACACGCGTCGAGCATCTTCATGAAGCTCGACCTGGACGCCACCGAGGGCAACCGCCGGGTCCTGGCGGTCCTGGCCCACCTGTCGGGCCAGGAGGTCTAG
- a CDS encoding beta-ketoacyl-ACP synthase III: MTGSRVVALGHYQPAKVLTNEDLAAMVDTTDEWIRSRVGIRTRHMAGPDEPVDELAYQAAGKALAGAGLTPDDIDLVLVATSTAIDRSPNMAARVAAKLGMGGGPAVMDINVVCSGFTHALATADHAIRAGSATRALVIGADKMTEITDWTDRTTCVLTGDGAGAAVVEACEEPGIGPVLWGSVPEMGNAVRIEGSPPVFAQEGQSVYRWTTSQLPPLARKVCEKAGVTPEELAAVVLHQANLRIIEPLAAKIGAVNAVVARDVVESGNTSAASIPMALSKLVQRGEIPSGAPVLLFGFGGNLSYAGQVISCP, translated from the coding sequence ATGACCGGTTCACGCGTGGTGGCGCTAGGGCACTACCAGCCCGCGAAAGTGCTCACCAACGAGGACCTCGCGGCCATGGTCGACACCACCGACGAGTGGATTCGGTCCCGCGTCGGCATCCGCACGCGCCACATGGCCGGCCCGGACGAACCGGTGGACGAGCTGGCCTACCAGGCGGCGGGCAAGGCGCTGGCCGGCGCCGGCCTGACCCCGGACGACATCGACCTGGTGCTCGTCGCCACGTCGACCGCGATCGACCGTTCGCCCAACATGGCCGCGCGCGTCGCCGCCAAGCTGGGCATGGGCGGCGGACCCGCCGTGATGGACATCAACGTCGTCTGCTCGGGCTTCACCCATGCCCTGGCCACCGCCGACCACGCCATCCGGGCCGGCTCCGCCACCCGCGCCCTGGTCATCGGCGCCGACAAGATGACCGAGATCACCGACTGGACCGACCGCACCACCTGCGTGCTCACCGGCGACGGAGCGGGCGCGGCCGTCGTCGAGGCCTGCGAGGAGCCGGGCATCGGCCCGGTCCTGTGGGGTTCGGTCCCGGAGATGGGCAACGCGGTCCGGATCGAGGGCTCGCCGCCGGTCTTCGCCCAGGAGGGCCAGTCGGTCTACCGCTGGACCACCAGCCAGCTCCCGCCGCTCGCCCGCAAGGTGTGCGAGAAGGCCGGGGTCACCCCGGAGGAACTGGCCGCGGTCGTCCTGCACCAGGCGAACCTGCGGATCATCGAGCCCCTCGCGGCGAAGATCGGCGCCGTCAACGCCGTCGTCGCCCGCGATGTCGTCGAGTCCGGCAACACCTCGGCCGCCAGCATCCCGATGGCCCTGTCGAAGCTGGTCCAGCGCGGCGAGATCCCCTCCGGCGCCCCGGTCCTCCTCTTCGGCTTCGGCGGCAACCTCTCCTACGCGGGCCAGGTCATCAGCTGCCCGTAG
- a CDS encoding glycosyltransferase 87 family protein: MTFSRTARWTAGWLLAAAWALSFPLFSSLAPHRLWGWCAAAGYLGAAAATAFGRRRAALAAALLGAVAVPLLWLVLTGQGQSEVTVIERSGRLLLESGRLYVDRPAHVEEYTPYLPGMALLGIPRALLGGDGGADGWVVRLLGDARIWCAAVLFGCLGAARRLLVGGTGGGPVGGPGRLLPVLVASPVVALPLAVSGVDLPLAGLCCLALAAAATGRPVLAGAALAGACALKWTALPAVAVAVALLAVCRGGRAAVRCALVAVGGTALLVLPAALLQPAELWRQVFAFPTGRAEVPTPASSPLPGHLLAGLGSWGWYLTVGLLLAGGLAVALSLIARPPRTVAAAADRLALGLTLAFLLAPAGRFGYLALPVLLSVWARSVAVPGVSRVVTGSFRLRPSDGLPRVRNERSGGHLA; this comes from the coding sequence ATGACCTTTTCCCGTACCGCCCGGTGGACCGCCGGCTGGCTGCTCGCCGCCGCGTGGGCGTTGTCCTTCCCGTTGTTCTCCTCGCTGGCGCCGCACCGGCTGTGGGGCTGGTGCGCGGCCGCCGGGTACCTCGGGGCCGCCGCGGCCACCGCATTCGGCCGCCGCCGCGCGGCGCTCGCCGCCGCCCTGCTGGGCGCCGTCGCCGTACCGCTCCTGTGGCTGGTCCTCACCGGCCAGGGGCAGTCGGAGGTGACGGTCATCGAACGGTCCGGACGGCTCCTGCTGGAGTCCGGCCGGCTCTACGTCGACCGGCCCGCGCACGTCGAGGAGTACACCCCCTACCTGCCGGGCATGGCGCTGCTCGGCATACCGCGGGCGCTGCTCGGCGGCGACGGCGGCGCCGACGGCTGGGTGGTGCGGCTGCTGGGGGACGCCCGGATCTGGTGCGCGGCCGTGCTGTTCGGCTGCCTGGGGGCGGCCCGGCGGCTGCTCGTCGGCGGAACCGGCGGCGGGCCGGTCGGTGGGCCGGGCCGGCTGCTGCCCGTCCTGGTGGCCTCGCCGGTGGTGGCCCTGCCCCTGGCGGTGAGCGGGGTCGACCTGCCGCTGGCCGGGCTCTGCTGCCTGGCGCTGGCGGCGGCCGCCACCGGGCGGCCCGTCCTGGCCGGGGCGGCGCTCGCCGGGGCGTGCGCACTGAAGTGGACGGCGCTGCCCGCGGTCGCGGTGGCCGTCGCCCTGCTCGCGGTCTGCCGGGGCGGACGGGCGGCGGTGCGCTGCGCTCTGGTCGCGGTCGGCGGCACGGCCCTGCTGGTGCTGCCCGCCGCCCTGCTCCAGCCGGCGGAGCTGTGGCGCCAGGTGTTCGCCTTCCCCACCGGGCGGGCGGAGGTGCCGACCCCGGCGAGCAGCCCGCTGCCCGGGCACCTGCTGGCCGGACTGGGCTCCTGGGGCTGGTACCTGACGGTGGGCCTGCTGCTGGCCGGAGGCCTCGCGGTGGCCCTGTCCCTGATCGCCCGGCCGCCGCGTACGGTGGCGGCCGCCGCCGACCGCCTCGCCCTCGGCCTCACGCTGGCCTTCCTGCTGGCCCCGGCGGGCCGCTTCGGCTACCTCGCGCTGCCGGTCCTGCTGTCGGTCTGGGCCCGCTCGGTGGCCGTACCGGGTGTCTCGCGCGTGGTGACGGGCTCGTTCCGGCTGCGGCCGTCGGACGGCCTGCCGCGGGTACGGAACGAGCGGTCGGGAGGGCATTTGGCCTGA
- a CDS encoding (2Fe-2S) ferredoxin domain-containing protein codes for MTWIRPLAAHAERPCTLVVCRGCCCGDPRKNPGSDHAGQLARLREAAAASGGRLAVRTSECLGPCAQANVIVVQPTTEARRRGARATWFGWALDDTATDEIIAWAESGGPGTTPLPPTLDLHRIDPPTPKPAKDSPRRGRRGR; via the coding sequence GTGACCTGGATACGCCCGCTCGCCGCCCACGCCGAACGCCCCTGCACACTGGTGGTCTGCCGCGGCTGCTGCTGCGGTGACCCGCGCAAGAACCCCGGCTCCGACCACGCCGGTCAGCTCGCCCGGCTGCGCGAGGCCGCCGCCGCTTCCGGGGGCCGCCTGGCCGTCCGTACGAGCGAGTGCCTCGGCCCCTGCGCCCAGGCCAACGTCATCGTGGTCCAGCCCACCACCGAGGCCCGCCGCCGCGGTGCCCGCGCGACCTGGTTCGGCTGGGCCCTGGACGACACCGCGACCGACGAGATCATCGCCTGGGCCGAATCCGGCGGCCCGGGCACCACCCCGCTCCCGCCCACCCTGGACCTGCACCGCATCGACCCCCCGACCCCGAAGCCGGCCAAGGACTCCCCGCGCCGCGGCCGCCGGGGACGCTGA
- a CDS encoding low temperature requirement protein A, with the protein MESEHRVSTLELFFDLVFVFTITQLTVLLADDLSLRGAGQVVLIFTVLFWMYGGYAHLTNQVPPDRTVRRVLLMLAMGAFMVCALAVPTAFGAGGIAFGLGYVFVVLVHSALYTQAHGFGVLWFALPNMLCALSVLAAGFFDGPPAWGLWMLALLIQFAVPQLVQRVAASGAEPAEAVTAVTTVSDQLGGMSSGHLVERHGLLLIIVFGESVIAIGIGTGSLPLSAGIAGGAFLALAVASALWWMYFVRDEGRAEEVFAETPPENRFKLAMLAYYYAFLPMLLGIAAFAAGVKKTIGHLGEHLHTGPALALAGGVAVYLAGDLAFRTVLGIGPARFRAAALVLVLATVPVGTVASGLWQLVALVVVLLGTLGAEVRWTPGCTATPTGS; encoded by the coding sequence ATGGAATCCGAGCACCGCGTCAGCACGCTGGAGCTGTTCTTCGACCTCGTCTTCGTCTTCACCATCACGCAGTTGACGGTGCTTCTGGCGGACGACCTGAGCCTGCGGGGCGCCGGGCAGGTGGTGCTGATCTTCACCGTCCTGTTCTGGATGTACGGGGGCTACGCGCACCTGACCAACCAGGTGCCGCCGGACCGGACGGTCCGGCGGGTGCTGCTGATGCTGGCCATGGGGGCGTTCATGGTGTGCGCGCTGGCCGTGCCGACCGCGTTCGGCGCCGGCGGGATCGCCTTCGGCCTGGGGTACGTGTTCGTGGTCCTCGTGCACAGCGCCCTCTACACGCAGGCGCACGGGTTCGGCGTGCTCTGGTTCGCGCTCCCCAACATGCTGTGCGCGCTGTCGGTGCTGGCCGCCGGGTTCTTCGACGGGCCGCCCGCCTGGGGGCTGTGGATGCTCGCCCTGCTGATCCAGTTCGCCGTGCCGCAGCTGGTGCAGCGGGTGGCGGCGAGCGGGGCGGAGCCCGCCGAGGCCGTGACCGCGGTGACGACCGTCAGCGACCAGCTCGGCGGCATGAGCTCCGGGCACCTCGTGGAGCGGCACGGGCTGCTGCTGATCATCGTCTTCGGCGAGTCCGTCATCGCGATCGGCATCGGGACCGGCTCGCTGCCGCTGTCCGCGGGGATCGCCGGGGGCGCCTTCCTCGCGCTCGCCGTCGCGTCGGCGCTGTGGTGGATGTACTTCGTGCGCGACGAGGGCCGGGCCGAGGAGGTCTTCGCCGAGACGCCGCCCGAGAACCGTTTCAAGCTGGCGATGCTCGCCTACTACTACGCCTTCCTGCCCATGCTGCTCGGGATCGCCGCCTTCGCGGCCGGTGTCAAGAAGACCATCGGGCACCTGGGCGAGCACCTGCACACCGGCCCGGCACTCGCCCTCGCGGGCGGGGTCGCCGTCTACCTCGCCGGCGACCTGGCCTTCCGGACCGTGCTCGGGATCGGCCCGGCACGGTTCCGGGCGGCGGCGCTGGTGCTCGTCCTGGCGACGGTCCCGGTCGGCACCGTCGCCTCCGGGCTCTGGCAGCTGGTGGCGCTCGTCGTCGTGCTGCTGGGGACGCTGGGAGCCGAGGTCCGCTGGACCCCGGGCTGCACCGCGACGCCTACGGGCAGCTGA